From Solanum lycopersicum chromosome 4, SLM_r2.1:
TTTGTAGCAATGAACATCCAGCCAAAAGAACGATGATAAGCCATTTTATCAGCTTTATCATAAAATGCATTGGTACATTTCTGTGTTCACTACATTTCTTGTGACCGTCTTACACAACGACTGACCCTTTTCTTGAATTCATCCCTTTTTTCCCTCCATTCCTTCTGCACAAGACCATAAAATGATACATTAATAAGATATTAGAAGGCACTTCAGGGTATCAGATGGAACAAATGATTTAAAGAAATGTGTCTATAGTTCATCCTTACTGTACAAAACAGCTTGCCTCAACAATAAAGAAGAAACGACATGTCATTTGCTTTCTATTTTATCAGCACCTTCCACTCTAACAAACTCAAATATCTTCCACCGACTGATTGATCTCACTATCATCACACAGACTTGGCTACATTTTAAGGTAACTCCTAAAAGTCGAGATATCTAAGGACATTTTGTTTATAGAGAGATAGTTGTGGGGATATTACTATGCgtgaaactcaaaaaagaaaacctATTGAATGTGTGAAGACATATGAACTACAGAAGGTTCCGATGAAGTTCCAATGTTAGGCAGTTCATTTACAGGGGATCAATAAGAAAGAATTTAGAAATCAAGTTACTTACAGCAGCTTCCACGTTAGCAGGGGACTCATCATTAGGACTTGAAAGCATGGATATGATGCTCAAAATTATACTCTCCACCTGCAAAGGACTCTCAAAGTCAATTTTGATTCTATAGAAATATATCAACATTTGCACATGTCAATAAGCAATAAATAAAGAAGCACTGACGTCGGGCAAAATATAAGATTGAAGCAATTACATTTGAAACCACGggggaaaaaaaaatcatcacaGGTGGTGTCCTTACAtttgacatgcatcattaaaaTTGGCAAGCACGTTGGACAGAGAATTCTAATCTAGTAGAACTCTGAACATGTTCTATGCACTGCTTATATAAATCAATTGGTCAATTTAAAAAGAGGGGGAGGGGGACCCCACAGAAGAGATTAAATCCTTTGATCAACGGAAACTGTAGTATTTTTTTCATGCATGTGGAACTTGAGAATGAAGAAAGTAGACAGGTTGATGCATTTGACAAAGGAATGAAGGTTTAAAGACAAAGTGGTCACATTGAGTTCCACGACCTACTCAATTACAAAGAGATTAAACATTGATAGAAGAGTTATCACTAATAGAAGATTAAGGCAGTCACAGGATACACAACAAAAATTATAGATCCATGTTCTTGAGGTCATACATTGCCTTCTCAAAACAGGAGCAATGTGAATCAAAAGCTCATTAATTTTAGCTTTTCTGGGAAACGCTTAAGAAAAGCACTGCAGAAGATCTCCAaagtgtttcttttattttattttgtttttttattcattttagtaAATTCAGATGATCTTGAGATTTGAAGCAAAAACAAGAAACAGTAGCCAAATCTTGGAGAGACATTAACCCCCAcactttttaagtttttttgcAGTAAGCAAAATGAAAAGATAAGGAAAAATCTTCCTCCATGCAGTTGGTGGGAGGTTagaaaaaataggaagaaaGACAGAAATTCTGCAGTTCACATTTCACAATGACATTTGTGATATAGCAATACCGTGTGGACAGGAGACCAACGCTCATTAGCACACTCATAGCCATTTGGATCATCACCAGGGGGGTGAAGAATTGAGATGCAAACCTTCCCATCAGAGTAAACTGTATTGtcataccaaaaaaaaacaagcaaaaaCTAAAATCAGTGCTGACAATGGTAATGAAGAACAACTAGTTTATTAAGCTTCAAAAATAGATATGTAGCTACAGACCATTTGGATGCCAGATCTCTGTGGTAAACCTTACAGTTGGAGGACTGTTGGGATAATTTTC
This genomic window contains:
- the LOC101262710 gene encoding ubiquitin-conjugating enzyme E2 7, translated to MASQASLLLQKQLKDLCKHPVDGFSAGLVDESNLFEWSVTIIGPQDTLYEGGFFNAIMSFPENYPNSPPTVRFTTEIWHPNVYSDGKVCISILHPPGDDPNGYECANERWSPVHTVESIILSIISMLSSPNDESPANVEAAKEWREKRDEFKKRVSRCVRRSQEM